TCGATATCAACTACCAGTGCGGTGTTTTCCGGCGCATTCACCACACTATTGGTCACAATCGTAGGCGCTTCGTTTATGTTGGTGACGTTGATATTAAACAGTTGTGCGGTGCTTAACCCATCTGCATCGGTAACCGTTACCTCGACGGCATAGCCATTGTCATTACCCACATCCAAC
The DNA window shown above is from Leptolyngbya sp. CCY15150 and carries:
- a CDS encoding cadherin repeat domain-containing protein, coding for LDVGNDNGYAVEVTVTDADGLSTAQLFNINVTNINEAPTIVTNSVVNAPENTALVVDIEATDDSNSEGNGLTYSLSGGEDQGLFTIDATTGELSFLSAPDFEQPL